From a region of the Halolamina sp. CBA1230 genome:
- a CDS encoding TrkH family potassium uptake protein, which produces MSIRVDYRASLSLVGTVLKYLSVPLLLPVVVALYYGETLAPFLPTIAVTLLVGWGLERLAPEPDIAAREGFLMVAATWLAVALVGTIPYLIEAHGIPLLVEPIHPDSTLANPTNALFESMSGFSTTGATVLGSINVVDHTRGVMLWRQLTQWLGGMGIVVLAVAILPELSVGGAQLMDAEAPGPGIEKLTPKIAETARVLWGAYLAITVVEILLLYGLDLAGMAGPNMNAYNAVAHGLTTMPTGGFSPQARSIEAFSAAVQWVIIPFMVIAGTNFALIWQAVAGSPRELLEDTEFRGYLGAMAVLTAILTGLLFTGGFASGVPEGATFDAAYLSETAAAITGNLEPALRHALFQAVSIVTTTGYASMDFDVWGAPAKYALLFAMFVGGSAGSTGGSVKVIRWIVVAKVLRRELFTTAHPEAVRPVRLGGNALDDRATRGIMSFTLLYLSMFFIGAFVLFLDAARAGVDFTVLEVISGTASTLGNVGPAFYRLGPMGGYLRFPDSSKLFMVVLMWAGRLEILPLLVCLTPEYWRR; this is translated from the coding sequence GTGTCGATACGCGTCGATTACCGCGCCAGCTTGAGCCTCGTCGGGACGGTGCTGAAGTACCTCTCGGTGCCGCTGCTGCTCCCGGTCGTCGTCGCGCTGTACTACGGCGAGACGCTCGCCCCGTTCCTGCCCACCATCGCCGTCACGCTCCTCGTCGGCTGGGGGCTCGAACGGCTCGCCCCCGAGCCGGATATCGCCGCCCGCGAGGGGTTCCTGATGGTGGCGGCGACGTGGCTCGCGGTCGCGCTCGTGGGCACGATCCCGTACCTGATCGAGGCCCACGGCATCCCGCTGCTGGTCGAGCCGATCCATCCCGACTCGACGCTTGCCAACCCTACGAACGCGCTGTTCGAGTCGATGTCTGGGTTCTCCACCACGGGCGCGACTGTGCTGGGCAGCATCAACGTTGTCGACCACACCCGCGGCGTGATGCTCTGGCGACAGCTCACCCAGTGGCTCGGCGGGATGGGGATCGTCGTGCTCGCGGTCGCGATCCTCCCCGAACTCTCCGTCGGCGGCGCACAGCTGATGGACGCCGAGGCGCCGGGGCCGGGGATCGAGAAGCTGACGCCGAAGATCGCCGAGACCGCCCGCGTGCTCTGGGGAGCCTACCTCGCGATCACCGTGGTCGAGATCCTGCTGCTGTACGGGCTCGACCTCGCGGGGATGGCCGGGCCGAACATGAACGCGTACAACGCCGTCGCCCACGGGCTGACGACGATGCCCACCGGCGGGTTCTCGCCGCAGGCGCGCTCGATCGAGGCGTTCTCCGCCGCGGTCCAGTGGGTTATCATCCCCTTCATGGTGATCGCGGGCACCAACTTCGCGCTGATCTGGCAGGCCGTCGCCGGCTCCCCTCGCGAACTTCTCGAAGACACCGAGTTCCGCGGCTATCTGGGCGCTATGGCCGTGCTGACCGCGATCCTGACGGGGCTGCTGTTCACCGGCGGGTTCGCGTCGGGCGTGCCCGAGGGCGCGACGTTCGACGCGGCCTACCTGTCCGAGACTGCCGCCGCGATCACCGGCAACCTCGAACCGGCGCTACGCCACGCGCTGTTCCAGGCGGTCTCCATCGTGACGACGACTGGGTACGCCAGTATGGACTTCGACGTGTGGGGGGCGCCGGCGAAGTACGCCCTCCTGTTCGCGATGTTCGTCGGCGGCTCGGCCGGGTCGACCGGCGGGAGCGTGAAGGTCATCCGCTGGATCGTCGTCGCGAAGGTGCTCCGTCGCGAACTGTTCACCACGGCCCACCCCGAGGCGGTCCGCCCCGTCCGGCTGGGCGGGAACGCGCTCGACGACCGTGCGACCCGTGGGATCATGTCGTTCACGCTGCTGTACCTCTCGATGTTCTTCATCGGGGCGTTCGTCCTGTTCCTCGACGCCGCACGCGCCGGCGTCGACTTCACCGTGCTCGAAGTGATCTCGGGGACGGCGTCGACGCTGGGCAACGTCGGCCCGGCGTTCTACCGCCTCGGCCCGATGGGCGGCTACCTTCGGTTCCCGGACAGCTCCAAGCTGTTCATGGTGGTGCTGATGTGGGCGGGCCGGCTGGAGATCCTCCCGCTGCTGGTCTGTCTGACGCCGGAGTACTGGCGGCGCTGA
- a CDS encoding CBS domain-containing protein, producing the protein MEDLFVGRLMSSDVKTVTPDTLVEEAADVMLDNAIGSVVVIDEDGELEGILTRTDFVSIVAGQKPKDQTPVKEYMTRDVQTAKAGDSIREVADRMIEASFHHMPVVDDEEGLIGMITTSDLTAYLSSVQTPSP; encoded by the coding sequence ATCGAGGACCTGTTCGTGGGACGGCTGATGAGCAGCGACGTGAAAACCGTCACGCCCGACACGCTGGTCGAGGAGGCCGCCGACGTGATGCTCGACAACGCGATCGGTTCGGTGGTCGTCATCGACGAGGACGGCGAACTCGAGGGGATCCTCACCCGGACGGACTTCGTCTCCATCGTCGCCGGCCAGAAGCCCAAGGACCAGACGCCCGTGAAGGAGTACATGACCCGGGACGTCCAGACGGCCAAGGCCGGCGACTCGATCCGGGAGGTCGCCGACCGGATGATCGAAGCCAGCTTCCACCACATGCCGGTCGTCGACGACGAGGAGGGGCTGATCGGGATGATCACCACCTCCGACCTCACCGCGTACCTCTCGTCGGTCCAGACGCCGAGCCCCTAG
- a CDS encoding DUF1508 domain-containing protein has product MSTEPDDGTLRALYRTRIGEPTTDDEVRGYWLFVAGLVLAVAGVLLFLASDPQGGIRQLSMVGVGIGLILLLVGPVIRLPLEPTATTLVAVGATVAAIGVAYFVAVFPGGWSLRSGNAVVIGLYGLGLLLVGAGGVLIPLLSGAGRAAEADDLERELAELDDVLEDSAADEADLAARVADLRRELASSNDAAAWLGSAVTALSQDLADSETDEADLAARLWSLRQSQSRFELYEDKGGEFRWRLRHRNGQVVATSGEGYSRRHNAQKGIERVRRDALGATLLRVESEAELADAGEAFEPPETVESRTTFELYEDKRGEFRWRLRHDNGNVVGDGGEGYSRRGAAREAIERVQEYAGPAEYLRLDPTGFELYRDDAGEWRWRLVHRNGNVLADGGEGYTRRRDARRAVDRIREGLDELMFETYEDSAGEHRWRLQSPNGQIVADSGEGYSRKSGVEDAVERVREYAPEAHVLDIGRAAFEVYEDASGEFRWRLRHRNGQIIVDSGEGYAGKSKAEDAVDRFKLNAPGSEIEDLDAVDEESETGGGE; this is encoded by the coding sequence ATGTCAACTGAACCAGACGACGGCACGCTACGGGCGCTGTACCGAACGCGGATCGGAGAGCCGACGACCGACGACGAGGTCCGCGGGTACTGGCTGTTCGTGGCCGGGCTCGTCCTGGCGGTCGCTGGCGTCCTGCTCTTCCTCGCGAGCGATCCACAGGGCGGCATCAGACAGCTCTCGATGGTCGGGGTCGGCATCGGGCTGATCCTGCTGCTCGTAGGGCCGGTGATCCGGCTCCCGCTCGAACCGACGGCGACGACGCTGGTCGCCGTCGGCGCGACGGTCGCGGCGATCGGCGTCGCCTACTTCGTCGCCGTGTTCCCGGGCGGCTGGTCGCTCCGGAGCGGGAACGCGGTCGTGATCGGGCTGTACGGGCTCGGGCTGCTGCTCGTCGGCGCCGGCGGCGTGCTGATTCCGCTGCTCTCCGGCGCCGGCCGAGCCGCGGAGGCGGACGACCTCGAGCGCGAACTCGCCGAGCTCGACGACGTGCTCGAAGACAGCGCGGCCGACGAGGCCGACCTCGCCGCTCGGGTCGCCGACCTCCGGCGCGAACTGGCGTCCTCGAACGACGCCGCGGCGTGGCTGGGGTCGGCCGTCACGGCGCTCTCGCAGGATCTCGCGGATTCGGAGACCGACGAGGCCGACCTCGCCGCGCGGCTCTGGTCGCTCCGACAGAGCCAGTCCCGGTTCGAGCTGTACGAGGACAAGGGTGGGGAGTTCCGCTGGCGGCTCCGCCACCGCAACGGGCAGGTCGTCGCCACGAGCGGCGAGGGGTACAGCCGGCGCCACAACGCCCAGAAGGGGATCGAGCGCGTCCGGCGGGACGCGCTGGGCGCGACGCTGCTGCGTGTCGAGTCCGAGGCGGAACTCGCCGACGCGGGCGAGGCGTTCGAGCCACCAGAGACCGTCGAGAGCCGGACTACGTTCGAACTGTACGAGGATAAACGGGGTGAGTTCCGCTGGCGGCTCCGCCACGACAACGGCAACGTCGTCGGCGACGGCGGTGAGGGGTACAGCCGTCGAGGGGCTGCCCGAGAGGCGATCGAGCGCGTTCAGGAGTACGCCGGCCCGGCCGAGTACCTGCGACTCGACCCGACCGGGTTCGAACTCTACCGCGACGACGCCGGCGAGTGGCGCTGGCGGCTGGTCCACCGCAACGGGAACGTGCTCGCCGACGGCGGCGAGGGGTACACGCGGCGCCGCGACGCCCGGCGCGCGGTCGACCGCATCCGCGAGGGGCTGGACGAGCTGATGTTCGAGACGTACGAGGACAGCGCGGGCGAACACCGCTGGCGGCTGCAGTCGCCCAACGGGCAGATCGTCGCCGACAGCGGCGAGGGGTACAGCCGGAAGTCGGGCGTCGAGGACGCCGTCGAGCGCGTTCGGGAGTACGCGCCCGAAGCGCACGTCCTGGACATCGGCCGCGCGGCGTTCGAGGTGTACGAGGACGCGAGCGGGGAGTTCCGCTGGCGGCTCCGCCACCGCAACGGGCAGATCATCGTCGATAGCGGTGAGGGGTACGCGGGGAAGTCCAAGGCCGAAGACGCCGTCGATCGGTTCAAACTGAACGCTCCCGGGTCGGAGATCGAGGACCTCGACGCCGTCGACGAGGAATCGGAAACTGGTGGCGGAGAGTAA
- a CDS encoding ABC transporter ATP-binding protein, with protein sequence MPAIETTDLTKEYGDTVAVSALDLDVEAGSVFGFLGPNGAGKTTTMRMLTGLVRPTRGRATVAGADVTDRDALRPRIGYLPEEPPLYDHATAYEQLDYAAGLRDLDPERASDRVDDLLDRLDLPPEDAAGRIADYSKGMRQKVAYVQAVLHEPDVVFLDEPTSGLDPRAARTLRELIVELADGGTTVFLSTHILPVVEEVADEVGILYDGELVARGSPESLERRAETGETRSLEDAFLELTTDEPVAGPTTGGGDGSDG encoded by the coding sequence ATGCCCGCCATCGAGACCACCGACCTGACGAAGGAGTACGGAGACACCGTCGCCGTGTCCGCCCTCGACCTCGACGTTGAGGCCGGCAGCGTGTTCGGTTTCCTCGGCCCCAACGGCGCCGGCAAGACGACGACCATGCGGATGCTGACCGGGCTCGTCCGCCCGACTCGCGGCCGCGCGACCGTGGCCGGCGCCGACGTGACCGACCGCGACGCGCTCCGGCCCCGGATCGGCTACCTGCCCGAGGAGCCGCCGCTGTACGACCACGCGACGGCGTACGAGCAGCTCGACTACGCCGCCGGTCTGCGTGATCTCGACCCCGAGCGGGCGAGCGACCGTGTCGACGACCTGCTCGACCGCCTCGACCTCCCGCCCGAGGACGCCGCGGGTCGGATCGCGGACTACTCGAAGGGGATGCGCCAGAAAGTCGCCTACGTGCAGGCGGTGCTGCACGAACCGGACGTCGTGTTCCTCGACGAACCCACCTCCGGGCTCGACCCCCGCGCGGCCCGGACGCTCCGGGAGCTGATCGTCGAGCTCGCCGACGGCGGGACGACTGTGTTCCTCTCGACACATATCCTCCCGGTGGTCGAGGAGGTCGCCGACGAGGTGGGGATCCTCTACGACGGCGAACTGGTGGCCAGAGGCAGCCCCGAGTCGCTGGAGCGCCGGGCGGAGACCGGCGAGACGCGCTCGCTCGAGGACGCGTTCCTCGAACTCACGACCGACGAGCCGGTCGCCGGCCCGACGACGGGCGGAGGGGACGGGTCCGATGGCTGA
- a CDS encoding metallophosphoesterase, giving the protein MAVDPVDHSGSTPGNVMARLRRPHSDDRTRIAVVADPHVSTREEGTSKLFEHTEAHLERAVADINDRGVDYTLCVGDITKDGERWNFDAADEILADLESPFRSIPGNHDVEKDGYDHENLPLAEFEERYTPGGLPFHERVGGVDVVGLNSAGGDDWLTDSHDGLVTDDQVEWLDGTLPELDTPLVAVHHNLPTMADQLVQHRDTNEPEMAIPPTMRDPEPLLDTLAAHDAPLVVTGHLHLPSTTTERGVREIMSPTTCSFPQSYLLFDVGPDGTEIRLIPVADHEGMMLGHFERHQDSYTGKGLTDMAAIRLAQFPLVDES; this is encoded by the coding sequence CGACCACAGCGGCAGCACACCGGGGAACGTGATGGCGCGGCTCCGCCGTCCGCATAGCGACGACCGGACCCGTATCGCCGTCGTCGCGGACCCACACGTCTCGACGCGCGAGGAGGGCACCTCGAAGCTGTTCGAGCACACCGAGGCCCACCTCGAGCGCGCGGTCGCCGACATCAACGACCGCGGCGTCGACTACACGCTCTGTGTTGGCGATATCACCAAGGACGGCGAGCGCTGGAACTTCGACGCCGCCGACGAGATCCTCGCCGACCTCGAGAGCCCGTTCCGGTCGATCCCGGGGAACCACGACGTCGAGAAGGACGGGTACGACCACGAGAACCTCCCGCTCGCGGAGTTCGAGGAGCGTTACACGCCCGGCGGGCTGCCGTTCCACGAGCGCGTCGGCGGCGTCGACGTGGTCGGCCTCAACAGCGCCGGCGGCGACGACTGGCTGACCGACTCCCACGACGGGCTCGTTACCGACGATCAGGTCGAGTGGCTCGACGGGACGCTGCCCGAACTCGACACGCCCCTGGTCGCGGTCCACCACAACCTCCCGACGATGGCCGACCAGCTGGTCCAGCACCGCGACACCAACGAGCCCGAGATGGCGATCCCGCCGACGATGCGGGACCCCGAGCCGTTGCTCGACACGCTCGCGGCCCACGACGCGCCGCTGGTCGTGACGGGCCACCTCCACCTGCCCTCCACGACGACGGAGCGGGGCGTCCGCGAGATCATGTCGCCGACGACCTGCTCGTTCCCGCAGTCGTACCTCCTGTTCGACGTGGGACCGGACGGGACCGAGATCCGCCTGATCCCCGTCGCGGACCACGAGGGGATGATGCTCGGCCACTTCGAGCGCCACCAGGACTCCTACACGGGGAAGGGACTGACCGATATGGCCGCGATCCGGCTGGCGCAGTTCCCGCTGGTCGACGAGTCCTGA
- a CDS encoding DUF6498-containing protein: MADDAPDLGAVAAAVASNLVAPVGVVALGWSATVLLGVFAVEFAALSAWSLVKMPFAAKRPRSYVERSRIAGLLHRVRGSISLPGPIPPVYPRNLMVIIGGVVFGAVGVVLTLALFGYVASGGVTEQEAGALGLGALSVFVLRGGETYIEYFRRRGYRDHSARSAFYEPLTTLFGVGFLFAAAIAIDATGVVDASRSGEVLALLVVGKIALDVRGLQIEADDDRYGILARMFGGKDVELDPEPIDEPDGEPELRVRPPRAAAVADAGFRVIVYLATNGISLFALAAAVVAGLIGGPSLALAVAAALLLPFAAARALARYLTYGAVEYRCYDGLLVVHSTLLDAGQQRLRRQAVDGVEIDRDLVDRAFDTETLDLDAEEPDETPDFGLPDPDEDPDVDVNTDRPRTLPHVREPGAIVDAMGVRWILEREQ; encoded by the coding sequence ATGGCCGACGACGCGCCCGATCTCGGCGCGGTCGCCGCCGCCGTCGCCTCGAACCTCGTGGCGCCGGTCGGCGTCGTCGCGCTGGGCTGGTCCGCGACGGTGTTACTCGGCGTGTTCGCGGTGGAGTTCGCGGCGCTTTCGGCGTGGTCGCTGGTGAAGATGCCGTTCGCGGCGAAGCGACCGCGGAGCTACGTCGAGCGCTCGCGGATCGCCGGCCTGCTCCACCGGGTCCGGGGCTCGATCAGCCTCCCGGGGCCGATCCCGCCGGTGTACCCGCGGAACCTCATGGTGATCATCGGGGGTGTGGTGTTCGGCGCGGTCGGGGTGGTGCTCACGCTCGCCCTGTTCGGCTACGTCGCGTCGGGCGGAGTGACCGAGCAGGAAGCCGGTGCGCTCGGCCTCGGCGCGCTCTCCGTGTTCGTGCTCCGGGGCGGCGAGACGTACATCGAGTACTTCCGGCGCCGGGGGTACCGCGACCACTCCGCGCGGTCGGCGTTCTACGAGCCGTTGACGACGCTGTTCGGCGTCGGCTTCCTGTTCGCGGCGGCGATCGCCATCGACGCCACGGGCGTCGTCGACGCCAGCCGGAGCGGGGAGGTGCTCGCACTGCTCGTGGTCGGCAAGATCGCGCTCGACGTGCGCGGACTCCAGATCGAGGCCGACGACGATCGGTACGGGATCCTGGCACGGATGTTCGGCGGGAAGGACGTCGAACTCGATCCGGAACCGATCGACGAGCCCGACGGCGAGCCGGAGCTGCGCGTTCGCCCGCCACGGGCCGCGGCGGTCGCCGACGCGGGCTTCCGAGTGATCGTCTACCTCGCGACCAACGGGATATCGCTGTTCGCGCTGGCGGCCGCCGTCGTCGCGGGGCTGATCGGCGGCCCCAGCCTGGCCCTCGCGGTCGCGGCGGCGCTGCTCCTCCCGTTCGCGGCGGCCCGGGCGCTCGCGCGCTACCTGACCTACGGCGCCGTCGAGTACCGCTGTTACGACGGGCTGCTCGTCGTCCACAGCACGCTGCTCGACGCCGGGCAGCAACGACTCCGCAGACAGGCCGTCGACGGCGTCGAAATCGACCGCGACCTCGTCGACCGGGCGTTCGACACCGAAACGCTCGACCTCGACGCCGAGGAACCGGACGAGACGCCCGACTTCGGGCTGCCCGACCCCGACGAGGACCCGGATGTCGACGTGAACACGGATCGACCCCGGACGCTCCCGCACGTCAGGGAGCCGGGAGCGATCGTCGACGCGATGGGCGTCCGGTGGATCCTGGAGCGGGAGCAGTGA